A DNA window from Streptomyces sp. 71268 contains the following coding sequences:
- a CDS encoding TetR family transcriptional regulator has protein sequence MDTTQRDSQQRAHEERRRELLEAADRVVLRDGPGASMNAIAAEAGITKPILYRHFGDKGGLYRALAVRHTDALLAALRAALDAPAQRRARVEATLDTYLAAIEARPQVYRFLMHPADDQSEGQPEQGFDVGRHAAPLLRRLGEELAQVVAERVDLGPDGAEKARVWGHGIVGMMHAAGDWWLRDRPCPREQLVSHLTDLLWGRLADAGDREGGPAF, from the coding sequence ATGGACACCACGCAGCGCGACAGCCAGCAGCGCGCGCACGAGGAGCGCAGACGCGAGCTGCTCGAGGCCGCCGACCGGGTCGTGCTCCGCGATGGGCCCGGCGCCTCGATGAACGCCATCGCCGCCGAGGCGGGCATCACCAAGCCCATCCTCTACCGACACTTCGGCGACAAGGGCGGCCTCTACCGCGCGCTCGCCGTCCGGCACACCGACGCCCTGCTCGCCGCGCTGCGCGCGGCCCTGGACGCCCCGGCCCAGCGCCGGGCCCGGGTCGAGGCGACGTTGGACACCTACCTCGCCGCGATCGAGGCCCGCCCCCAGGTCTACCGCTTCCTCATGCACCCGGCCGACGACCAGTCGGAGGGCCAGCCCGAGCAGGGCTTCGACGTCGGGCGGCACGCGGCGCCGCTGCTGCGCCGGCTCGGCGAGGAGCTGGCCCAGGTGGTGGCCGAGCGGGTGGACCTCGGCCCGGACGGCGCGGAGAAGGCCCGGGTGTGGGGCCACGGCATCGTCGGCATGATGCACGCCGCGGGCGACTGGTGGCTGCGCGACCGGCCCTGCCCCCGCGAGCAGCTCGTCAGCCACCTCACCGACCTGCTGTGGGGACGCCTGGCCGACGCCGGCGACCGGGAGGGCGGCCCGGCCTTCTAG
- the def gene encoding peptide deformylase encodes MRTGAIPGSSGRVRPLRLLGDPHLAAPCAEVTEFGFELARLVEDMYATMYASGGVGLAANQIGVPLRVFVYDCPDDEDRRHLGHLVNPRLVEADGLIFRGPEGCLSLPGIEAGTPRFDRAVVEGVSVDGSPLRVEGSGFFARCLLHECDHLDGKLFTDRLEGRRQRRALRAAARAPWATGSTA; translated from the coding sequence ATGCGAACTGGCGCGATCCCCGGCAGCTCGGGACGGGTGCGGCCGCTTCGGCTGCTCGGCGACCCCCACTTGGCGGCCCCGTGCGCGGAGGTGACGGAGTTCGGCTTCGAGCTCGCCCGCCTGGTGGAGGACATGTACGCGACGATGTACGCGTCGGGGGGCGTCGGCCTCGCGGCCAATCAGATCGGCGTTCCGCTACGGGTGTTCGTCTACGACTGCCCCGACGACGAGGACCGCCGCCATCTGGGACACCTCGTCAACCCCCGCCTGGTGGAGGCCGACGGGCTGATCTTCCGCGGCCCGGAGGGCTGTCTGTCGCTGCCCGGCATCGAGGCCGGCACGCCGCGCTTCGACCGCGCGGTGGTGGAGGGCGTGAGCGTGGACGGCAGTCCGCTGCGCGTCGAGGGCAGCGGCTTCTTCGCGCGCTGCCTGCTGCACGAGTGCGACCACCTGGACGGCAAGCTGTTCACCGACCGGCTTGAGGGCCGCCGCCAGCGCCGGGCGCTGCGCGCGGCGGCCCGCGCCCCGTGGGCGACCGGGTCCACGGCGTAA
- a CDS encoding MurT ligase domain-containing protein, whose product MAGNTEPLPPRAKLAVTAGRAAAAVSRVAGRGSGSVIGGKVSLRLDPDLLARLARHLDVILVSATNGKTTTTRLIAEALRASGPVVSNALGANMPAGITSALAGGSDARYGVIEVDEKYLAGVARDTTPKAIALLNLSRDQLDRAAETRMLAEKWREGLAGSKATVIANADDPLIVWAASSSPNVVWVAAGQEWKDDAWSCPSCGGVLQRPGDDWGCADCGFRRPRPTWALNGDYVLDPQGSAWPIHLQLPGRANKANAATSAAVAATFGVPPQVALERMYAVQAVAGRYDVVTFMDRQLRLLLAKNPAGWLETFSLIDPPPTPVILSVNARGADGTDTSWLWDVDYTRLAGHPIMVIGDRKLDLAVRLEVAGLDFRVCENADEAVRMAPPGRIEVIANYTAFQDLRRRVGN is encoded by the coding sequence ATGGCAGGCAACACGGAGCCGCTGCCGCCGCGCGCCAAGCTGGCCGTGACGGCGGGCAGGGCAGCAGCGGCGGTGTCGCGGGTCGCTGGTCGCGGCAGCGGGTCAGTGATCGGGGGGAAGGTCTCCCTTCGGCTCGACCCGGACCTGCTGGCCCGGCTGGCGCGGCATCTCGACGTGATCCTCGTCTCCGCGACGAACGGCAAGACCACCACCACCCGGCTGATCGCCGAGGCGCTGCGCGCCAGCGGACCGGTCGTCTCCAACGCCCTGGGCGCCAACATGCCCGCCGGCATCACCTCCGCCCTCGCCGGCGGCTCCGACGCCCGGTACGGCGTCATCGAGGTGGACGAGAAGTACCTGGCCGGCGTGGCCCGGGACACCACGCCCAAGGCCATCGCGCTGCTGAACCTCTCCCGCGACCAGCTCGACCGCGCCGCGGAGACCCGGATGCTGGCCGAGAAGTGGCGCGAAGGCCTGGCCGGCAGCAAGGCCACGGTCATCGCCAACGCGGACGACCCGCTCATCGTGTGGGCGGCCTCGTCCAGCCCGAACGTGGTGTGGGTGGCGGCAGGCCAGGAGTGGAAGGACGACGCCTGGTCCTGCCCGTCCTGCGGTGGCGTGCTCCAGCGCCCGGGCGACGACTGGGGCTGCGCCGACTGTGGCTTCCGCCGCCCCCGCCCCACCTGGGCCCTCAACGGCGACTACGTGCTCGACCCGCAGGGTTCGGCGTGGCCGATCCACCTCCAGCTCCCCGGCCGGGCCAACAAGGCCAACGCGGCCACCTCCGCCGCCGTCGCCGCCACCTTCGGGGTGCCGCCGCAGGTCGCGCTGGAGCGGATGTACGCGGTGCAGGCGGTCGCCGGCCGGTACGACGTCGTCACCTTCATGGACCGCCAGCTCCGGCTGCTGCTCGCGAAGAACCCGGCCGGCTGGCTGGAGACGTTCTCGCTGATCGACCCGCCGCCCACGCCGGTGATCCTGTCGGTCAACGCGCGCGGCGCGGACGGCACCGACACCTCGTGGCTGTGGGACGTGGACTACACCCGGCTCGCCGGACACCCGATCATGGTGATCGGCGACCGCAAGCTGGACCTCGCGGTGCGCCTCGAGGTGGCCGGACTCGACTTCCGGGTCTGCGAGAACGCGGACGAGGCGGTGCGCATGGCGCCGCCCGGCCGGATCGAGGTCATCGCCAACTACACCGCCTTCCAGGACCTGCGTCGCCGCGTCGGCAACTAG
- a CDS encoding glutamine amidotransferase produces MSQNSLRLVWVYPDLLSTYGDQGNALVVERRARQRRLNVSRVDVRSDQQIPTSGDIYLIGGGEDRPQRLAAERLRRDGGLNRAVENGAIVFSVCAGYQILGHEFINDLGQREPGLGLLDVVSTRGEGERCVGDVLGDIDERLGLPPLTGFENHQGVTHLGPTARPFARVRLGKGNGTGDGTEGAWNDTVFGTYMHGPVLARNPQIADLLLKLALDVNALPPVDDRWYEALRNERMAAATQTA; encoded by the coding sequence ATGAGCCAGAACAGCCTGCGCCTGGTGTGGGTCTACCCCGACCTGCTGAGCACGTACGGAGACCAGGGCAACGCGCTGGTCGTGGAGCGGCGCGCCCGCCAGCGCCGGCTGAACGTCTCCCGCGTCGACGTACGCTCCGACCAGCAGATCCCCACCTCCGGTGACATCTACCTGATCGGCGGCGGCGAGGACCGGCCGCAGCGGCTCGCGGCCGAGCGGCTGCGGCGCGACGGCGGCCTCAACCGCGCGGTGGAGAACGGCGCCATCGTCTTCTCGGTCTGCGCCGGCTACCAGATCCTCGGGCACGAGTTCATCAACGACCTCGGGCAGCGCGAGCCCGGGCTCGGCCTCCTCGACGTGGTCAGCACCCGTGGCGAGGGCGAGCGGTGCGTGGGCGACGTGCTCGGCGACATCGACGAGCGGCTCGGGCTGCCGCCGCTGACGGGGTTCGAGAACCACCAGGGCGTCACGCACCTCGGCCCCACCGCCCGCCCCTTCGCCCGGGTCCGGCTCGGCAAGGGCAACGGCACCGGCGACGGCACCGAGGGCGCGTGGAACGACACCGTCTTCGGCACGTACATGCACGGCCCGGTGCTCGCCCGTAACCCGCAGATCGCCGACCTGCTGCTGAAGTTGGCGCTCGACGTGAACGCGCTGCCGCCGGTGGACGACCGCTGGTACGAGGCGCTGCGCAACGAGCGGATGGCGGCGGCGACGCAGACCGCATGA
- a CDS encoding 6-phosphofructokinase: MRIGVLTSGGDCPGLNAVIRSVVHRAVADHGDEVVGFHDGWRGLLEADYRKLDLDAVGGILALGGTILGSSRVRPEHLRDGVERARGHVADLGLDAIIPIGGEGTLKAARLLSDAGLPIVGVPKTIDNDIASTDVTFGFDTAVGVATEALDRLKTTAESHQRVLIVEVMGRHTGWIALHSGMAAGAHAIVVPERPFDIGELADVVGQRFQAGKKFAIVVVAEGAKPREGSMEFDVGGKDVYGHERFAGVARQLSVELEERLGKEARPVILGHVQRGGTPTAYDRVLATRFGWHAVEAAHRGDFGMMTALRGTDIVLTPLAEAVEHLKTVPMERYAEAECVL; encoded by the coding sequence ATGCGTATTGGTGTGCTCACTTCCGGCGGTGACTGCCCCGGTCTGAACGCCGTGATCCGGTCGGTCGTGCACCGCGCGGTCGCCGACCACGGCGACGAGGTCGTGGGGTTCCACGACGGTTGGCGTGGCCTTCTCGAAGCCGACTACCGCAAGCTCGACCTCGACGCCGTCGGCGGCATCCTGGCCCTGGGCGGCACCATCCTCGGCTCCTCGCGGGTGCGCCCCGAGCACCTGCGGGACGGCGTCGAGCGGGCCCGTGGTCACGTCGCGGACCTCGGTCTCGACGCGATCATCCCGATCGGCGGCGAGGGCACGCTCAAGGCGGCCCGGCTCCTGTCCGACGCGGGGCTGCCCATCGTCGGCGTGCCCAAGACCATCGACAACGACATCGCCTCCACCGACGTGACGTTCGGCTTCGACACCGCCGTCGGCGTGGCCACCGAGGCCCTGGACCGGCTCAAGACCACCGCCGAGTCGCACCAGCGGGTGCTGATCGTCGAGGTGATGGGGCGGCACACCGGTTGGATCGCGCTGCACTCGGGCATGGCCGCCGGCGCGCACGCCATCGTCGTACCCGAGCGCCCCTTCGACATCGGTGAGCTGGCCGATGTGGTGGGCCAGCGCTTCCAGGCCGGCAAGAAGTTCGCCATCGTGGTCGTCGCGGAGGGCGCCAAGCCGCGCGAGGGCTCCATGGAGTTCGACGTCGGAGGCAAGGACGTCTACGGCCACGAGCGGTTCGCCGGCGTCGCCCGGCAGCTCTCCGTCGAACTGGAGGAGCGCCTGGGCAAGGAGGCGCGGCCGGTGATCCTCGGCCACGTGCAGCGCGGCGGCACGCCCACCGCCTACGACCGGGTGCTCGCCACCCGGTTCGGCTGGCACGCGGTGGAGGCCGCGCACCGGGGCGACTTCGGCATGATGACCGCGCTGCGCGGCACCGACATCGTCCTGACCCCGCTGGCCGAGGCGGTGGAACACCTGAAGACGGTGCCCATGGAGCGGTACGCCGAGGCCGAGTGCGTGCTGTGA
- a CDS encoding cytochrome c oxidase assembly protein produces MDHGGHGMDMNLPPFTLARGLEYSSEPFFLIGCLLALALYGWGALRLHQRGDGWPVMRTVSFTVGVLTVALVMCTKLNDYGMVMFSVHMVQHMVISMLSPILLLLGAPVTLALRALPAGRARAGRGGPGPREVLVSLLHSRYVRIITHPAFTIPLFIASLYALYFTPLFDFLMESKPGHIAMMVHFLAVGLVFFWPIMGVDPGPHRPGYVMRMLELFAGMPFHAFFGIALMMASEPMIGTYKNPPDSLGIDALSDQNAAGGIAWAFSEIPSVVVLIALVFQWYRSEQRTARRSDRVADRDGDKELNAYNDYLASLQAKSR; encoded by the coding sequence ATGGATCACGGCGGACACGGCATGGACATGAATCTGCCGCCGTTCACCCTGGCTCGCGGGTTGGAGTACAGCAGCGAGCCGTTCTTCCTGATCGGCTGCCTGCTGGCGCTGGCCCTGTACGGGTGGGGCGCGCTGCGGTTGCACCAGCGCGGTGACGGCTGGCCCGTGATGCGCACCGTCTCCTTCACCGTCGGCGTGCTGACCGTCGCGCTGGTGATGTGCACCAAGCTCAACGACTACGGCATGGTCATGTTCAGCGTGCACATGGTGCAGCACATGGTGATCAGCATGCTCTCGCCCATCCTGCTGCTACTCGGCGCGCCGGTGACGCTGGCGCTGCGGGCGCTGCCGGCCGGGCGGGCGCGCGCCGGGCGCGGCGGCCCCGGCCCCCGCGAAGTGCTCGTCTCCCTGCTGCACAGCCGCTACGTGCGGATCATCACCCACCCGGCGTTCACGATCCCGCTGTTCATCGCGAGCCTGTACGCGCTCTACTTCACGCCGCTGTTCGACTTCCTGATGGAGTCCAAGCCGGGGCACATCGCGATGATGGTGCACTTCCTCGCGGTCGGCCTGGTCTTCTTCTGGCCGATCATGGGCGTGGACCCCGGCCCGCACCGGCCCGGGTACGTCATGCGGATGCTGGAGCTGTTCGCCGGCATGCCCTTCCACGCCTTCTTCGGCATCGCCCTGATGATGGCGTCCGAGCCGATGATCGGCACGTACAAGAACCCGCCGGACTCGCTGGGCATCGACGCGCTCTCGGACCAGAACGCGGCGGGCGGCATCGCCTGGGCGTTCAGCGAGATCCCGTCCGTGGTGGTGCTGATCGCGCTGGTCTTCCAGTGGTACCGGTCCGAGCAGCGCACCGCGCGCCGCTCGGACCGGGTCGCCGACCGCGACGGCGACAAGGAGCTGAACGCCTACAACGACTACCTGGCGTCCTTGCAGGCCAAGAGCAGGTAG
- a CDS encoding SSI family serine proteinase inhibitor yields the protein MHRRARTARILAAAALAACGLATAPVADAAQRPPAGSLFLTVSGADGDLTGMARLECDPAGGSHPRAAEACTALRAADGNPDRLVAQRLVCTEEHAPVTARVTGAWRGTPVNWSRTYPNACHLRAATGALFQFPAATGV from the coding sequence ATGCACCGCCGCGCCCGTACCGCCCGCATCCTCGCCGCCGCCGCGCTCGCGGCCTGCGGCCTCGCCACCGCCCCCGTGGCTGACGCCGCCCAGAGGCCGCCGGCGGGCAGTCTCTTCCTCACCGTCTCGGGCGCCGACGGCGATCTGACCGGGATGGCGCGGCTGGAGTGTGACCCCGCCGGCGGATCGCACCCGAGGGCGGCCGAGGCCTGTACGGCGCTGCGCGCGGCGGACGGGAACCCCGATCGGCTCGTCGCACAGCGGCTGGTGTGCACCGAGGAGCACGCGCCCGTCACCGCGCGCGTCACGGGCGCCTGGCGCGGCACCCCGGTCAACTGGAGCCGGACCTACCCCAACGCCTGCCACCTGCGGGCCGCAACCGGCGCGCTCTTCCAGTTCCCCGCCGCCACCGGGGTCTGA
- a CDS encoding NAD(P)-dependent oxidoreductase gives MITDAAGQTGAAAASGARGIAFVLGARGQIGRAAVRALAADGWRVRAASLSGAGDPEWPREVTPLAVDREDDAALAAALGEGCDVLLDCVAYGAAHANQLVSLADRIGSAVVISSGAIYADGRGRSFDTQDEPDGFPELPVPVPESHRTVAPGESSYATRKVALEQALLAAGDRLPSTLVRAGAVHGRHSRMPRELHFVQRALDRRPVRVLAHRGESRFHPVHADNVAELVRLAARAPGSRVLNAGDPQAPTVAEIARAVDAVLGVESELVLVDGVPAAERVGVTPWSAAHPVVYDMSAAERELGYRPVISYQEALATTVEWVAEKLAAEDWRTAFPGMVGPYALLFDYAAEDAWLAAGKPVAPRDGTP, from the coding sequence ATGATCACAGATGCGGCAGGGCAGACCGGGGCGGCGGCTGCGAGCGGGGCGCGCGGGATCGCGTTCGTCCTCGGGGCGCGCGGGCAGATCGGCCGGGCGGCGGTGCGCGCGCTGGCCGCCGACGGCTGGCGGGTGCGGGCGGCCTCGCTCAGCGGGGCCGGGGACCCCGAGTGGCCTCGTGAGGTGACGCCGCTGGCCGTGGACCGGGAGGACGACGCCGCGCTGGCGGCGGCCCTCGGCGAGGGCTGCGACGTGCTGCTCGACTGCGTCGCCTACGGCGCCGCGCACGCCAACCAGTTGGTCTCCCTCGCGGACCGGATCGGCTCCGCCGTCGTCATCTCCAGCGGCGCCATCTACGCGGACGGGCGCGGGCGCAGCTTCGACACCCAGGACGAGCCGGACGGCTTCCCCGAGCTGCCCGTCCCGGTGCCCGAGTCCCACCGCACGGTGGCGCCCGGCGAGAGCAGCTACGCCACCCGCAAGGTGGCCCTGGAGCAGGCGCTGCTGGCGGCCGGCGACCGGCTGCCCAGCACACTGGTGCGCGCCGGCGCCGTCCACGGCCGACACAGCCGCATGCCGCGTGAGCTGCACTTCGTGCAGCGGGCGCTGGACCGGCGGCCCGTGCGGGTGCTCGCGCACCGTGGCGAGAGCCGCTTCCACCCCGTCCACGCGGACAACGTCGCGGAGCTGGTGCGGCTCGCCGCCCGGGCGCCGGGGTCGCGGGTGCTGAACGCGGGCGACCCGCAGGCGCCGACCGTCGCCGAGATCGCCCGCGCGGTGGACGCCGTGCTCGGCGTGGAGAGCGAACTGGTCCTGGTGGACGGGGTCCCCGCGGCCGAGCGGGTCGGGGTGACGCCGTGGAGCGCGGCGCACCCCGTCGTGTACGACATGTCGGCGGCCGAGCGGGAGTTGGGGTACCGACCGGTGATCTCCTACCAGGAGGCGCTGGCCACCACGGTGGAGTGGGTCGCGGAGAAGCTGGCGGCCGAGGACTGGCGCACGGCCTTCCCCGGCATGGTCGGGCCCTACGCGTTGCTCTTCGACTACGCCGCCGAGGACGCCTGGCTGGCGGCGGGCAAACCCGTGGCGCCGCGCGACGGCACTCCGTAG
- a CDS encoding TIGR02452 family protein, translated as MSARLRGIAKETEQIVAAGGYASPDGHPVRLAPWLAEAAEGTRLYGPGPVEVAQEVAAPGDRSESRTRFEVTPEGSLGAARRLSTGGGAAYGAGARGTDEAGPAVAGGTVAVLNFASARNPGGGYLNGAQAQEEALCRGSALYACLRRVPEFYAAHRADPSPFYSDRVIYSPGVAVFRDDGGALLDEPYRVAFLTSAAPNAGVIAQRDPAAVARVPKALASRAERVLEVAAAHGHRRLVLGAWGCGVFRNDPAQVAGAFRALLTGDGRFAGRFAHVVFAVLDRRADSPTRAAFAAAFGPRPGHAVAPA; from the coding sequence ATGAGCGCGCGGTTGCGGGGCATCGCCAAGGAGACGGAACAGATCGTGGCGGCGGGCGGCTACGCGTCGCCTGACGGCCACCCGGTGCGGCTGGCACCGTGGCTGGCCGAGGCGGCCGAGGGTACGCGGCTGTACGGGCCGGGCCCGGTGGAGGTCGCACAGGAGGTGGCCGCTCCGGGCGATCGGTCGGAGTCGCGTACCCGGTTCGAGGTGACACCGGAGGGCAGCCTCGGCGCCGCCCGTCGGCTGAGCACCGGGGGCGGGGCGGCGTACGGCGCGGGCGCCCGGGGGACGGACGAGGCCGGGCCGGCCGTGGCGGGCGGCACCGTCGCGGTGCTCAACTTCGCCTCGGCCCGCAACCCGGGCGGCGGCTACCTGAACGGGGCGCAGGCGCAGGAGGAGGCGCTGTGCCGGGGCAGCGCGCTCTACGCCTGCCTGCGGCGGGTCCCGGAGTTCTACGCCGCGCACCGCGCCGACCCCAGCCCGTTCTACAGCGACCGGGTCATCTACTCGCCGGGCGTCGCGGTGTTCCGCGACGACGGCGGCGCGCTGCTCGACGAGCCGTACCGGGTGGCGTTCCTGACCTCGGCCGCGCCCAACGCCGGGGTGATCGCCCAGCGCGACCCGGCGGCGGTGGCGCGCGTTCCCAAGGCCCTGGCCTCGCGGGCGGAGCGGGTGTTGGAGGTGGCCGCGGCGCACGGCCACCGTCGTCTGGTGCTCGGCGCCTGGGGCTGCGGGGTGTTCCGCAACGACCCGGCCCAGGTCGCCGGCGCCTTCCGGGCCCTGCTGACGGGCGACGGGCGCTTCGCCGGCCGCTTCGCCCACGTGGTGTTCGCGGTGCTCGACCGGCGCGCCGACTCCCCCACCCGGGCCGCCTTCGCCGCGGCGTTCGGCCCGCGCCCGGGCCACGCCGTCGCCCCGGCCTGA
- a CDS encoding alpha/beta hydrolase has translation MKRTAIFGAAGTVLTGVLIAGTLASPVASAGERQSHRPGLSKEQRAAIGVKIAAARAAHTGIDWKDCPADWGLEKPIQCGYVTVPVDYTKPNGRTIKIAVDRVGNTGTADERQGALLYNPGGPGGSGLRFPKRVTTKAPLWQKTARAYDFVGFDPRGVGRSAPISCVDPQEFVKAPKLDPVPDSEADKRAQRKLARQYAQGCAERSGDMLPHMTTPNTARDLDVIRAALGEKKLNFIGVSYGTYLGGVYATLFPQHVRRMLVDSVVNPSQEKIWYQANLDQDVAFETRWNDWKKWVARYDSAYHIGDTPEKVQRQWEKLRATAKKNPIGGVVGPAELLGFFQNAPYYDSAWTTVASVWSAYLAGDAKPLIEAAGPDLSDVKGNISAENGNAVYTAVECADAKWPTNWRTWDRDNTRLHRDHPFLTWSNAWMNLPCATWEGPQYQPVNVKSHRGLPPVLIVQSTRDAATPYEGAVELHKRLKGSRLITEQGAGSHGVTTELNPCINQRVDAYLLRGTVDAKDVVCGPHATPKPEQASKTKATLAADRLTP, from the coding sequence GTGAAGAGAACAGCGATATTCGGTGCGGCCGGCACCGTGCTGACCGGCGTCCTCATCGCCGGGACCCTGGCCAGCCCGGTGGCCAGCGCGGGCGAGCGGCAGAGCCACCGCCCCGGGCTGTCCAAGGAGCAGCGCGCCGCCATCGGCGTCAAGATCGCCGCCGCGCGGGCCGCGCACACCGGCATCGACTGGAAGGACTGTCCGGCCGACTGGGGCCTGGAGAAGCCGATCCAGTGCGGGTACGTCACCGTCCCGGTCGACTACACCAAGCCGAACGGCCGCACCATCAAGATCGCGGTTGACCGCGTGGGCAACACCGGCACCGCCGACGAGCGACAGGGCGCGCTGCTGTACAACCCCGGCGGCCCCGGCGGCTCCGGGCTCCGCTTCCCCAAGCGCGTCACGACCAAGGCCCCGCTGTGGCAGAAGACCGCCAGGGCGTACGACTTCGTCGGCTTCGACCCGCGCGGCGTCGGTCGCTCCGCACCCATCTCCTGCGTCGACCCGCAGGAGTTCGTCAAGGCCCCCAAGCTCGACCCGGTGCCCGACAGCGAGGCCGACAAGCGCGCCCAGCGCAAGCTGGCCCGGCAGTACGCTCAGGGCTGCGCCGAGCGCAGCGGCGACATGCTGCCGCACATGACGACCCCGAACACCGCCCGCGACCTGGACGTCATCCGCGCCGCGCTCGGTGAGAAGAAGCTGAACTTCATCGGCGTCTCCTACGGCACCTACCTCGGCGGCGTCTACGCGACGCTCTTCCCCCAGCACGTGCGCCGCATGCTCGTGGACAGCGTGGTCAACCCCTCGCAGGAGAAGATCTGGTACCAGGCCAACCTGGACCAGGACGTCGCCTTCGAGACCCGGTGGAACGACTGGAAGAAGTGGGTCGCCCGCTACGACTCCGCGTACCACATCGGCGACACGCCCGAGAAGGTCCAGCGGCAGTGGGAGAAGCTGCGCGCCACCGCCAAGAAGAACCCCATCGGCGGCGTGGTCGGCCCGGCCGAACTGCTCGGCTTCTTCCAGAACGCCCCCTACTACGACTCGGCCTGGACCACCGTCGCCTCCGTGTGGAGCGCCTACCTCGCCGGTGACGCCAAGCCCCTGATCGAGGCCGCGGGCCCCGACCTGTCGGACGTCAAGGGCAACATCTCGGCGGAGAACGGCAACGCCGTGTACACGGCCGTCGAGTGCGCCGACGCCAAGTGGCCCACCAACTGGCGCACGTGGGACCGTGACAACACCCGGCTGCACCGCGACCACCCGTTCCTGACCTGGTCGAACGCGTGGATGAACCTGCCGTGCGCCACCTGGGAGGGCCCGCAGTACCAGCCCGTCAACGTCAAGTCCCACCGCGGCCTGCCGCCGGTGCTGATCGTGCAGAGCACCCGCGACGCCGCCACCCCGTACGAGGGCGCCGTCGAGCTGCACAAGCGGCTCAAGGGCTCGCGTCTGATCACCGAGCAGGGCGCCGGCTCGCACGGCGTCACCACCGAGCTGAACCCCTGCATCAACCAGCGGGTGGACGCCTACCTGCTGCGCGGCACGGTGGACGCGAAGGACGTGGTCTGCGGTCCGCACGCCACGCCCAAGCCGGAGCAGGCGAGCAAGACCAAGGCCACGCTGGCCGCCGACCGCCTCACCCCCTGA